A window of Misgurnus anguillicaudatus chromosome 3, ASM2758022v2, whole genome shotgun sequence genomic DNA:
TgtcctgtgtgaatgtaccgtaatgGATCTTCTCTGGACGAACACTTcaaagtcccgaccagattaactgaACGCATGGTGATATAAACAGTCACCACAATGAAAGAGACCGTCTCTCCACTCATTCTATCGGACAATGGAAAAAAACAAGACTGACGTCAGATTCGCTACTGCAAAAACGTGTGGTGTTTGGTCCGGATTAACAGCATGCCCTCAGTGCCCATAGAAAACCATTCAAAAAGTCACCTAACGAATATGAAACTGAGTTAATAAAAGTCATTCTGATGGCTGGATTATTTTATATTCTTGACAGCGATGTGGGCTGAAAAGGGGAGGGCAGGCCACAAAGAGGGGGAGGACTGACCGCAAATGGAGTTTAAGACCACTGCTTTAAAGTTTGCTGGGAAACAAGATTAAAAGAATTCTTAAGCATAATGTGTTAACCAACTGTGAGCCTTGTTAAAACAAGCAGTGTATCCACTTTTTTCCTTTTCATGCGTCAAACTTTCTAGATGTAAAACAATGCCCATTTCTTAGTAAAGGCAAGTGCATACAGACATAAGTGCACTTTAGAAAAGTCTTAGTACTTATATTCAGGTGATGAAGAGTTTTTATTTCATCAGATGACCTGGCTAGAGATGAAGATCTTGAAAAACTTTTATTTGAGAACATCCTTGGTGCCCAGATGTCaacattagaaaaaaaataaagagctTAGCTAGTCAACAGAATATTTTGTGTTTGGGATGCCAGTCCCCAACATCGGATTCATCAAAATAATCAGCTTCCTGCTGGTCTAAAGTGGTCATTTTAGGAACAGTGTAAATAATCTGTAGATTGACTACATGTGCACTACAGACTCCAAAATACTGCATGTAGGTTAATGATGCCACATCCTGTTAGGGGAGAGTGGGGACAGTTGCAACACTTTTTGCATTTCGATAAGTTTCTCAGAGactatttgcataatgctgcgtttacaccagcaacgtttgaggcgtcaaaattgcGTCTACAGCGCCTAGTATggcgcttgaacagtttgagtgtaCTCACTTCATTTGTGCGTGAATGctgcgtgtgaaattctagtcatcgagacattcacggggaaattcgcgtcatgggaggggcttctgcgactctgctcgctttctgtaatcacgtcactactaaagcaagcttctgattggttaacgcacactgttaaaaataaaccgtACATTTTACGGTAGAAAACCGGCAGCTGTGGTTGCCAGATCTTTACCGTCAAAAATACGGTAGCAATGTTATTGGTTTTACGGGATTGCACccattgtactgtatattttacaaattttaaatgtttttttacagtttttaactgtctatttaacatgtttatgttgCTAAAAGAGTTTATATCTGTCAAATTCAAGGGTtaacattgtaatatttatgGTTCATTACCATTTTTACAGCTCAAAACTAtttattgtaaaggtttatgttGTACAAATGACGGTTCGGTACCATCTATTTTACAGCTCAGAACTGTCTAATTTaaatgctacactgtaaaaaaatctgtaaaatagATTACCAGTACTATTTCCATTATGTTTATAGACATTTCCTTTAAttcctttaaaatactgtaaatttaCAGTACATTCTCCGTAGTCTTTACAGACACTTTAATccgcctatgaaacgcaacaatggtgacattcaacaacaaagcttcatgctacaatgcatgctgggtaccaggattgtagaaaacttattcataactcccatcatgcattgtgacatgacaaaattgtgcaactttcttaccatttactgtcaccatcgttgagatttgtatccaaagtgttgatgtctctctgaagcaaaaaaaagaaactaaCTAAAGCATTACAGCAGTCTTGTTCAAAGCAGTGTCTTTTTTTCAACTGAGCATCActttttgtgctttatatctttattgttcttttatcattttatgttcataaaatatttataaaattttatgcatattaaattatatgcaTGACATACAAGCAATCAATAGATCACATGATAGTTTTTCCTACTCCCTCTAGCAATAAACAAGTGGTCTTGATAAAGCACTGTTGCAATTGCTAAAAGAGGAGAGTTAGGTCAATGAAGGTCACAAGGAcaaatgcctaactaaaggaaacactaattacaataatggtgacttcaaatgaatcttaaacaaacacaaagcagCGCGTTTTTCCAAACTGTTTTCCGCGTCTACCGTGCCGCGCTAAACCCCTTAACCTTTGTTTATACTCACGCTTTGGTCTGCAACGCAAGCCTCCGCGGATCGCGCGCACGTCTCACCAAATGCACAAAGAAGAGAATAGAAATCGTTCGCTGGAACAACCCTGGTGCTTGTAACATCAGagcttgatatataaatatgagaacatgaataaaacaacaatctcttaaatatgtctttattaaacattatcatttcattaacatttttactaaacaaacagtacagacattttaaggtttgtattttattcctcgTCCAGTGGTTCATTCAATGCAAATATAAGCCAATCATGTAAAAGAATTtgtgttttaaactgcaaagtttccatactttacttccAGAGTGTTAGATAGCCTAAATATATGcattgttttgcttggattgatcaaagaaatacgtcacaggcttgcctgctcAGACAGAATCGCCTGGAGTTCAgtcattttcggatgcggagCTGTGCGCACAGTAACAAAAAAAGCTGTGCACACCTCCACGTGAAATGGGGTCTCAACCGCCCACTCCGCGTTGACAGCATTGTTGCCACGCACACCAACGCGCCTGTGCGGATGCGCCGAGTATAAACATAGCTTCATTGGCGCAGCGAGACCTCCGGAAGGGACACTTCAAAGGGACAGTtgcaacatttattaaaatgtaataaaatcagTCTTTAACTTAATGCTTgcactttatattttttgtgcACAGCAggttaaagtaacacattacaaatGTAACACCAGcaacattttaataatcaagatttaaattaattattctcacatttttacaattttttttttaaatcgagAGACTGAAATTTCATAAAACAGAGAGAACTGAActgtatgtatttgtatattttctgCTGATCTGAGAAGAGGTAGAGGGACACCCTTCTATCTGTCACAGGCTTTTTCTCTAGTGACATACTGAAAATACAAAACTAGTGGGCTACATTATGGCCTAATctgatttttaaattaaaatctatttagtttaaaaaaggAGAAGATACTGGAAGGATTCTTTATTAATGCATAATATTACTGTTTGTTATGTTATGATGATGAGCTTTTACCTCAGTCACTGTGTTGAGACATTGCCCCTACACTGACAGCCATGATAAAACTTGCTATGCTAGCTTAACAGAATATCTTAGACATATGATAGCTATACCAGTTAGAAACTGAGAAAACACagattaaaattatattaattccTTGTATAAACTGTTCAGGCTCTGTGACAAAAACTCtgatcataaaaaaatattgttttaccttgaaatgtgttttgtgtGGAAGGAATTGGCACATGTGGCTGTTTTCGTCTGATTTAGTAAGTGCAGAATAAAAACCAAGCAATGTTGCAACTGCCACATGTTGCAACTGTCCCCACTCTTCCCTTTATATAATCACAGTGCACATTATTTTGAAAACCACAGATCATCTCTGGACACACTGAGCAAATAATGGCATTAGAAGCCttttatgaaaatattcaacACAGAAATGCTAACAGGAGCAAATCTGAACCTCGAACATCGAGTCAGAACCGAGGTACAGTAAGAGGAAGGGTTGAATGTTGAAACTCAACTTGTGTTGCATGTCACTCAGATTTGACGAAATGTTACTGCAAATACTACTTTGATATTTTCTCTATTCTTGTGCAAGACAATTTAGCaatttacttgatttaaaactttacttCTCATAATTTAAAGTGTGtcattttgtctttgtttttgtCCTCTTTAACAGGAAGAAGCAGATGGTTTGTGCCGATCACGGTGTTACTTGGTCTCATCTGTGTTCTTCTGGTGGCCGCCCTTATAGTGCTGAATATCCATCTCACATCAGAGAGAGACCTGATGAAGATGAGCTACATGGACATATCTAAAGAATATAATGAAACTCTGAACGGCCTGATGATGAATTACAGTCAACTGACCAAAGAGAGAGAAGAACTACAGAACAGATTTAACTTTATGAGTCAAAAGAAACTGGAGTTAGAGACCAAAGTCAAGAATTTGAATGATGCACTAATGAAGAAATCAGTGTGTTGAAGTTTTTTCTATTCTTttgtcatttattaaaaataacccagcaaatATAAGACATCTGCCCAACATACAGATCATGTTTATATTGGGTCAGTTGGTCCAGGACCTTATCTGTACGTCTATACAACTTGCAGATTTGGTACAGTATCTGGACGTCTGACTATGACCCCTCTTGGACATCAGTTAGACGTCCAAAAGGGGTTTGGGAAATCaatccaaaacattttatacaaatgtgGTCTATGAGTTCTGagtcaaaaaacataaacatcacgTGTATTTTGTAGAAAAATTTGTTAAGCtgttaaaataatgttatttttatatatgaatgagtgtttaaaaacatagCACTGTTCATAGATAAAGTTCTCTTtatatttctctgtctgtgtacaCCAAGTAATTGTTAAATGTGCCTCATCTCTGTTAAACTAAAACAGTTTAATCTCTGTTATAATCAACTACAATGTTTTGAAGTAGGAACAGAAAACCAGACTGACTTTATTTCTGTCATTTCTctaccgtttttttttttttttttttattctagttgggtacactgaaaaaaatgaaactttggatCAACTTAGAAAGATAGCTGTAATTTGTTACAGCTAAATTTGTGGGTTTTTCCCGAACTAGATTTTTGATTTGGTTGAAacttaaaaatgtgcatattttacagtaactttgatcgatacgcgttcttccgatcattaactctttccccgccattgacgagatatctcgtcaattaagagaaaacgcttccccgccaatgacgagattttccgtctttccgcaataccgcttttatccgcacttccgcaacttatacaacccggaagtattgccctctgacaagctgctgcatgtccgtgtctgttttaaagatcgctctgaatgggatctctatgaaaagtccgtcacaaaaatggaattatctctgctttttgctcaaaatgtggtgtttttgcagaaacctacccatattcaaaagctgattacaaaagaactactcaaggtaggatgaaaggttttttttttgtttaaaagcagagggtctgttctttcatttggtatattgtatgtttatatatctgaagaagaaaattttctggaaggcattaaactttggtgaaaatcatgaaaaacgctggcgctggctggcaacttttaaaaaaaatgctggcggtgaaagagttaattagaatggccaagtcgcgtttcgtattgacagatgaatacgctcagtttattaaatagcctacgtcttggttaaatacgcttactttatttaatattaattataagtgtattaaatgtctcttgcaaaccattaagggacaatgaatcaatacactgacatggtaatgctacacaacaggggcgtcagtttgtgttgaaa
This region includes:
- the LOC129443880 gene encoding C-type lectin domain family 4 member E isoform X1, coding for MALEAFYENIQHRNANRSKSEPRTSSQNRGRSRWFVPITVLLGLICVLLVAALIVLNIHLTSERDLMKMSYMDISKEYNETLNGLMMNYSQLTKEREELQNRFNFMSQKKLELETKVKNLNDALMKKSETYPYSKADYKRTTQVYISTEKKSWSDSRQFCRDSGGDLIIINTEEEQIYISSIAKDVVWIGLSDIAEEGKMKWVDNTPLIKGFWVENEPNDFSGSEDCVDLNPTKPVLNNWNDLPCTDTRKWICDK
- the LOC129443880 gene encoding C-type lectin domain family 4 member E isoform X2 — translated: MALEAFYENIQHRNANRSKSEPRTSSQNRGRSRWFVPITVLLGLICVLLVAALIVLNIHLTSERDLMKMSYMDISKEYNETLNGLMMNYSQLTKEREELQNRFNFMSQKKLELETKVKNLNDALMKKSVYISTEKKSWSDSRQFCRDSGGDLIIINTEEEQIYISSIAKDVVWIGLSDIAEEGKMKWVDNTPLIKGFWVENEPNDFSGSEDCVDLNPTKPVLNNWNDLPCTDTRKWICDK